Proteins encoded within one genomic window of Acinetobacter sp. WCHA55:
- a CDS encoding SirB2 family protein yields the protein METQLLIKIVHMSAVSLACIVILARAMTLFKGVQGNQPNPAGRTAFVALQHLSMLVIVLTGIALLVMKNFDVQTWFYAKVVLFLVMLSSLSKAYKKEDSILLAQRRAGLFLAVVAMISILGLVMIKPNFG from the coding sequence ATGGAAACACAATTATTGATTAAGATCGTACATATGAGTGCGGTAAGCTTGGCATGTATAGTAATTTTGGCACGTGCCATGACGTTATTTAAAGGCGTCCAAGGCAATCAGCCCAATCCGGCAGGTCGAACAGCTTTTGTAGCCCTTCAGCACTTAAGTATGTTGGTGATTGTACTGACGGGGATTGCACTTTTGGTCATGAAAAACTTTGATGTGCAAACATGGTTTTATGCCAAAGTGGTTTTATTTTTAGTGATGTTGTCCTCTTTGTCGAAAGCTTATAAAAAAGAAGACAGCATTTTACTTGCGCAACGCCGAGCGGGATTATTCTTGGCCGTGGTAGCGATGATTTCCATTTTAGGTTTAGTCATGATTAAACCAAACTTTGGCTAA
- a CDS encoding DedA family protein, which yields MELIDFILHVDDHLLEFITNYGVWIYAILFLIIFVETGLVVMPFLPGDSLLFAAGALAASTGAMNPWLLGVLLFVAAVLGDTLNYHIGRYIGPRVFEIESRFINKKHLINTQKFFEKHGGKTIIFARFIPFARTFAPFVAGAGKMDYKFFLSYNLIGAFCWIGSFITLGYIFGNVPVVKDNFTHLIFGIIIISVLPGIIGFIRAKLKKKSTTEA from the coding sequence ATGGAACTGATTGATTTTATATTACATGTCGATGACCATCTGCTTGAGTTTATCACCAACTATGGGGTTTGGATTTATGCAATTTTGTTTCTCATCATCTTTGTGGAAACAGGCTTGGTGGTCATGCCGTTTCTACCCGGCGACAGCTTATTGTTTGCTGCAGGTGCCTTAGCAGCATCCACAGGTGCAATGAATCCGTGGCTCCTTGGTGTTTTACTTTTTGTCGCAGCCGTACTGGGTGATACCCTGAATTATCACATTGGTCGTTATATTGGACCGCGTGTTTTTGAAATTGAGTCACGCTTCATCAATAAAAAACACCTGATTAATACACAAAAATTCTTTGAAAAACATGGTGGTAAAACTATTATTTTTGCGCGTTTTATTCCTTTTGCACGTACCTTTGCACCTTTTGTAGCAGGTGCAGGAAAAATGGACTACAAATTTTTCCTGTCTTATAACCTGATTGGAGCATTCTGCTGGATTGGTTCATTCATTACTTTAGGCTATATTTTTGGTAATGTGCCTGTCGTCAAAGACAATTTCACACATCTGATTTTCGGCATTATTATTATTAGTGTCTTGCCGGGGATTATTGGTTTTATTCGTGCAAAATTAAAGAAAAAATCAACCACAGAAGCTTAA
- a CDS encoding DoxX family protein, translating into MFNPNVVVKNIVNQPNTDAVLALIARVLMAYIFLVAGWGKITAYSATVGYMESMGVPGALLPLTILVEFGGGLALLFGLQARFAAFGLGLFSVITAFIFHDGTQDSINFMKNFAMAGGLFFLMLHGAGKMSLDHLMEK; encoded by the coding sequence ATGTTTAATCCAAATGTTGTGGTCAAAAATATTGTCAATCAACCTAATACCGATGCAGTTTTAGCTTTAATTGCACGCGTACTGATGGCTTATATTTTCCTTGTCGCAGGTTGGGGGAAAATTACAGCTTATAGTGCAACTGTAGGGTATATGGAGTCTATGGGTGTTCCTGGAGCGCTATTACCATTAACTATTTTGGTTGAGTTTGGAGGTGGTTTAGCGTTGCTGTTTGGACTCCAAGCGCGTTTTGCTGCGTTTGGTTTGGGTCTATTTAGTGTGATTACCGCGTTTATCTTTCATGATGGCACACAAGACAGTATTAACTTTATGAAAAACTTTGCCATGGCAGGAGGTTTGTTTTTTCTGATGCTGCATGGTGCAGGAAAAATGAGCCTAGATCATCTGATGGAAAAATAA
- a CDS encoding ParA family protein, which produces MHTRVVFNQKGGVGKSSIAVNLAAISAHQGLKTLLIDLDPQANSSQYVLGDDATYSADKPALEPNIENYFEEVLGATQNKSLLGNAIGSILKGRAKGLESYVHQSPFKNLDVIPASPSLGALAYALESKHKIYKLRDALQQLAGKYDRVYIDTPPAFNFFTLSALIAANKVLIPFDCDVFSKRALQTLIENVLETQDDHNDHLEIEGIVVNQFQAQAKLPREVVQQLKDEGLPVLESMLPPSVLMKESHHKNLPLIHLAHDHKLTQAYQSLFNEIENNKLRDSA; this is translated from the coding sequence ATGCATACACGTGTGGTATTTAATCAAAAAGGTGGTGTTGGAAAGTCCAGTATTGCAGTGAATTTGGCGGCAATTAGTGCACATCAAGGCTTAAAAACCTTACTGATTGATCTCGATCCGCAAGCGAACTCGAGTCAGTATGTGCTGGGCGATGACGCAACGTACTCGGCAGACAAGCCAGCTTTAGAACCTAATATTGAAAACTATTTTGAAGAAGTTTTGGGTGCTACACAAAATAAAAGCTTGCTCGGTAATGCGATTGGTTCAATTCTCAAAGGACGTGCTAAAGGCTTAGAAAGTTATGTGCATCAATCCCCTTTTAAAAATTTGGATGTGATTCCAGCCAGCCCAAGCCTCGGGGCATTGGCTTATGCTTTAGAGTCAAAACATAAAATTTATAAACTGCGCGATGCATTACAACAGCTTGCTGGAAAATATGATCGTGTTTATATCGATACACCACCAGCCTTTAACTTCTTTACTTTGTCGGCATTGATCGCAGCCAATAAAGTCCTGATTCCGTTTGATTGTGATGTCTTTTCTAAACGCGCACTGCAAACTTTGATCGAAAATGTGCTCGAAACCCAAGATGATCATAATGATCATTTGGAAATTGAAGGCATTGTGGTGAATCAGTTCCAAGCGCAGGCCAAACTTCCGCGTGAAGTGGTGCAACAGCTGAAGGATGAAGGTCTTCCAGTACTAGAAAGTATGTTACCCCCATCGGTGTTGATGAAAGAATCGCACCACAAAAATTTACCGTTAATTCATTTGGCACACGATCATAAATTGACGCAGGCCTATCAATCATTGTTCAATGAGATTGAGAATAATAAATTGCGAGATTCAGCATGA
- a CDS encoding glutathione S-transferase family protein, which yields MITLHHLEHSRSLRILWALEELGLEYEVKFYKRLPTYAAPPELKDIHPLGKAPVLTDGDLVIAESAVILEYLQATYDTAHKFKPQNPKDLMQYNYWMHYAEGSLMPYLVMTLVMTNVPKHVPFLIKPIANKICDGVKGGFINPRLKEHSAYLEHYLSQHEYFAGDFSFADIQMSFPVVAMQERVKAHNPQMVAYAQRIQQRPAFKKAKELSGF from the coding sequence ATGATCACTCTGCACCATTTGGAACATTCACGTTCTTTACGCATTTTATGGGCTTTGGAAGAGTTAGGGTTGGAGTACGAGGTGAAGTTTTATAAACGGCTACCGACCTATGCTGCGCCACCTGAGTTAAAAGACATTCATCCCTTAGGCAAAGCCCCCGTTTTGACTGATGGTGATTTAGTGATTGCAGAATCTGCGGTGATTTTAGAATATCTGCAAGCCACTTATGATACGGCGCATAAGTTTAAACCGCAAAATCCAAAGGACTTAATGCAATATAATTACTGGATGCATTATGCCGAAGGGTCGTTGATGCCCTATTTGGTCATGACCTTGGTGATGACCAATGTACCGAAACATGTTCCCTTTCTAATTAAGCCGATTGCCAATAAAATTTGTGATGGGGTGAAAGGCGGTTTTATTAATCCACGCTTGAAAGAGCACAGTGCATATTTGGAACATTATTTATCTCAACATGAATATTTTGCAGGTGATTTTTCCTTTGCCGATATTCAAATGAGCTTTCCTGTGGTGGCGATGCAAGAGCGAGTCAAAGCCCATAATCCTCAAATGGTTGCTTATGCACAGCGTATTCAGCAACGCCCAGCCTTTAAAAAAGCCAAAGAACTTAGTGGATTCTAG
- a CDS encoding alpha/beta fold hydrolase yields the protein MNLIFLPGASGNTAFWQPVIQCLPQDDSSMVVAYPSFGGYPDDVNVQSFESLQDDVLNQIKQPSVVIAQSMGGIFAVQAALQKPEQVQALVLVATSGGIDLSPFQVADWREDYQQTFTVPDWFVQHQSDLTGSLERICCPVLLIWGDADPISPVAVGQALHRQIPHAELHIVSQGQHDLAYVHAEHVAQLIQNFLVKLRV from the coding sequence TTGAACCTGATTTTTTTGCCCGGTGCATCGGGCAATACGGCATTTTGGCAACCTGTTATCCAGTGTCTTCCACAGGATGATTCAAGCATGGTCGTCGCTTATCCGAGCTTTGGTGGCTATCCTGATGATGTGAATGTGCAGAGTTTTGAGAGCTTACAAGATGATGTATTGAATCAAATCAAACAGCCTTCTGTGGTCATTGCACAATCCATGGGTGGCATTTTTGCAGTGCAAGCTGCCCTACAAAAACCTGAGCAGGTGCAGGCCTTGGTGCTTGTGGCAACCTCAGGCGGTATTGATTTAAGTCCTTTTCAGGTGGCGGATTGGAGAGAGGATTATCAACAGACCTTTACGGTTCCCGATTGGTTTGTTCAGCATCAGTCTGATTTAACGGGCAGTCTGGAGCGTATCTGTTGTCCTGTTTTGCTGATTTGGGGTGATGCAGACCCGATTAGTCCTGTTGCGGTGGGGCAGGCCTTACACCGTCAAATACCACATGCTGAATTGCACATCGTGTCACAGGGACAACATGATTTGGCTTATGTGCATGCAGAGCATGTTGCGCAATTGATTCAAAATTTTCTCGTCAAACTCAGAGTATAA
- the guaA gene encoding glutamine-hydrolyzing GMP synthase, with protein MTTNTQITEDRILILDFGSQYSQLIARRVREAGVYSEMYAYDMSEEDIRAFNPNGIILSGGPESVHEEGSPRAPEVVFNLGVPVLGICYGLQTMSAQLGGKVEPGTVHEFGYAEVNIQVRDKLIGDLEDTKDQLKVWMSHGDKVTAIPEGFQITASTPSCPVAMVSDETRRFYGIQFHPEVTHTAKGAELLSNFVHSICGCRSLWNSENIIDLRVEQLREQIGDQKVLLGLSGGVDSSVVAALLHRAIGDQLTCVFVDNGLLRLNEGEQVMDMFAKNMGIRVIRADAENRFLTALAGEVDPEKKRKIIGREFIEVFAEEARKLDGVNFLAQGTIYPDVIESAATKNGKAHVIKSHHNVGGLPDDLAFELVEPIRDLFKDEVRRLGTTLGLPFEMLYRHPFPGPGLGVRILGEVKKEYADILRLADDIFMQELRASGWYDKTAQAFAVFQPVKSVGVVGDGRRYAWVIALRAVETVDFMTARFAHLPYDLVDKISTRIMNEIKDVSRVVYDVSSKPPATIEWE; from the coding sequence ATGACTACCAATACTCAAATTACTGAAGATCGTATCCTTATTTTGGATTTCGGTTCTCAATATAGCCAGCTTATTGCACGCCGCGTACGTGAAGCTGGCGTATATTCTGAAATGTATGCCTATGACATGTCTGAAGAAGACATTCGTGCATTTAATCCAAACGGTATCATCTTATCAGGTGGTCCTGAGAGCGTACACGAAGAAGGCAGCCCACGTGCGCCAGAAGTTGTGTTCAACTTAGGTGTACCCGTTTTGGGTATTTGCTATGGCTTACAAACCATGTCTGCACAGCTTGGCGGTAAAGTTGAGCCGGGTACTGTGCATGAGTTTGGTTATGCCGAAGTCAACATCCAAGTCCGTGACAAGTTGATTGGTGATCTTGAAGACACCAAAGACCAACTTAAAGTTTGGATGAGCCATGGCGATAAAGTGACTGCGATTCCTGAAGGTTTCCAAATCACTGCAAGCACACCAAGCTGTCCAGTGGCGATGGTTTCTGATGAAACACGTCGTTTCTATGGTATTCAGTTCCACCCAGAAGTGACGCACACTGCAAAAGGTGCAGAGTTATTATCGAACTTTGTACATAGCATTTGTGGCTGTCGTAGCCTGTGGAACTCTGAAAACATCATCGACCTACGTGTTGAACAATTACGTGAGCAAATTGGTGATCAAAAAGTTCTTTTAGGTCTGTCTGGTGGTGTGGATTCATCCGTTGTTGCGGCGCTTTTACACCGTGCGATTGGCGATCAATTAACTTGCGTATTTGTAGACAACGGTCTGCTTCGTTTGAACGAAGGCGAGCAAGTGATGGACATGTTTGCGAAAAACATGGGTATCCGTGTGATTCGTGCCGATGCTGAAAATCGTTTCTTGACTGCACTTGCTGGTGAAGTTGATCCTGAGAAAAAACGTAAAATTATCGGTCGTGAGTTCATTGAAGTTTTTGCTGAAGAAGCGCGTAAACTGGATGGCGTAAACTTCCTTGCTCAAGGGACGATTTACCCAGACGTGATCGAATCTGCTGCAACCAAAAATGGTAAAGCGCATGTGATTAAATCTCATCACAATGTGGGCGGTTTACCAGATGACTTAGCGTTTGAATTGGTTGAGCCAATCCGTGATTTGTTTAAAGATGAAGTGCGTCGTTTAGGCACAACTTTAGGTTTACCGTTTGAAATGCTATATCGTCATCCATTCCCAGGTCCAGGTTTGGGCGTGCGTATTTTGGGTGAAGTGAAGAAAGAATATGCAGACATTTTACGTCTTGCAGATGATATCTTCATGCAAGAGCTTCGTGCCAGCGGTTGGTATGATAAAACTGCGCAAGCCTTTGCTGTATTCCAACCGGTGAAATCTGTTGGCGTCGTAGGTGATGGTCGTCGTTATGCATGGGTGATTGCGCTTCGTGCTGTTGAAACGGTTGATTTCATGACAGCGCGTTTCGCACATCTTCCTTATGATCTTGTAGATAAAATCTCTACACGCATCATGAACGAAATCAAAGATGTTTCTCGTGTTGTGTATGACGTGTCGTCTAAGCCACCAGCAACGATTGAATGGGAGTAA
- a CDS encoding pirin family protein has protein sequence MTNNNYTELSHSDDCEKYVNQFIQEFPLRSAEIGQGTVIKRALPSRHKRMIGAWCFLDHAGPVTFPQGDGLDVGPHPHIGLQTFTWMIEGTMMHTDSLGSKQLIRPKQVNLMTAGHGISHTEVAPDTETKMHAAQLWIALPDAQIAVEPRFEHYPELPVVEKDGVAFTVLVGEFLNTTSPVSVYTELLGVDLSAAESTKTRLTLNPNFEYGFMALEGTATVNGHELTEDNMVVLEQGVSAIEIEIHAGSRLLLLGGEPFESPILLWWNFVGRTQEELKIARDQWIAQDERFGSIPDYEGPRLEAPAFPDQMRASK, from the coding sequence ATGACGAATAATAACTATACTGAACTTTCACATTCGGATGACTGTGAAAAATACGTAAATCAATTCATTCAAGAGTTTCCACTGAGAAGTGCGGAAATAGGCCAAGGGACGGTCATCAAGCGTGCACTACCAAGTCGCCATAAACGAATGATTGGCGCATGGTGTTTCTTAGATCACGCAGGTCCTGTAACTTTCCCACAAGGGGACGGTTTAGATGTTGGCCCACATCCACATATTGGTTTGCAAACTTTTACATGGATGATCGAAGGCACCATGATGCATACCGACAGTTTGGGCAGCAAACAACTGATTCGTCCAAAACAGGTCAACCTCATGACGGCAGGACATGGGATTTCCCATACGGAAGTCGCACCAGATACAGAAACCAAAATGCATGCGGCACAGTTGTGGATTGCATTGCCCGATGCACAAATTGCTGTTGAACCCCGTTTTGAGCATTATCCAGAGCTGCCTGTGGTGGAAAAAGATGGGGTAGCATTTACCGTTTTGGTCGGAGAGTTTTTAAATACCACCTCACCTGTGAGTGTTTATACCGAGCTGTTAGGGGTGGACTTAAGCGCAGCAGAAAGTACCAAAACCCGTTTAACACTCAATCCAAACTTTGAATATGGATTTATGGCTTTAGAAGGAACGGCTACGGTCAATGGGCACGAACTGACTGAAGACAATATGGTGGTGCTCGAGCAGGGTGTAAGCGCGATTGAAATTGAAATTCATGCGGGTAGTCGCTTGTTACTGTTAGGTGGTGAGCCGTTTGAAAGTCCAATTCTACTGTGGTGGAATTTTGTTGGACGTACTCAAGAAGAATTGAAAATTGCACGTGATCAGTGGATTGCACAAGATGAACGTTTTGGTTCAATTCCTGACTATGAAGGCCCGCGTTTAGAAGCACCAGCATTTCCAGACCAAATGCGCGCTTCAAAATAA
- a CDS encoding OsmC family protein, whose protein sequence is MAIIANAEVKTCVEAWSGEVGSGRHQFITDKPASFGGQDKGPAPYDFICTGLISCTMITLRMYAQHKGIEWGSFSVEADFNANKEGREWISRRLSFEQTLTEEARQKILDICQKTPVTKTLLRSVEIETSIV, encoded by the coding sequence ATGGCAATCATTGCGAATGCAGAAGTGAAAACATGCGTCGAAGCATGGTCTGGTGAAGTAGGTAGTGGGCGACATCAATTCATTACCGATAAACCAGCGTCTTTTGGCGGTCAGGACAAAGGCCCTGCACCTTATGACTTTATTTGTACAGGCTTGATTTCCTGTACCATGATTACCCTACGGATGTATGCGCAGCATAAAGGGATCGAGTGGGGCTCTTTTAGCGTCGAAGCAGACTTTAATGCCAATAAAGAAGGTCGAGAATGGATTAGTCGTCGTTTGTCGTTTGAGCAAACATTGACAGAAGAAGCACGCCAAAAAATTTTAGATATCTGTCAAAAAACACCAGTCACTAAAACTTTATTACGTTCTGTTGAGATTGAAACCTCAATCGTTTAA
- a CDS encoding excinuclease → MLFKNTCAVAVLSFGAIASAQAADKMYDFKFQDAVNRAVADGVLDGSVKFYLAGTKSGGKVIEKGLVTNKKTNGFAKSAESSCDHVLRSALIQFQNTAKANGANAVTNLVSFYKSNETRSTTTYQCAKGTAMAGVALKGDLVKF, encoded by the coding sequence ATGTTATTCAAAAATACTTGTGCAGTTGCTGTGTTGTCTTTCGGTGCAATCGCATCGGCTCAAGCGGCAGACAAAATGTATGATTTTAAATTTCAAGATGCAGTGAACCGTGCTGTTGCAGATGGCGTGCTAGATGGCTCGGTAAAATTTTATTTGGCGGGAACCAAATCAGGTGGCAAGGTGATTGAAAAAGGCTTAGTGACCAATAAAAAGACCAATGGTTTTGCCAAATCTGCGGAAAGTTCATGTGACCATGTACTTCGTTCAGCATTGATTCAATTCCAAAATACAGCCAAAGCCAATGGTGCAAATGCTGTGACCAATCTGGTAAGTTTCTATAAGTCGAATGAAACCCGCAGCACGACAACCTACCAATGCGCGAAAGGCACTGCGATGGCGGGTGTGGCATTGAAAGGAGATTTGGTGAAGTTTTAA
- a CDS encoding SPOR domain-containing protein, whose protein sequence is MFGKTQRGVSERPNKPKKPLIPAWLGTLVVILIVLCFAVALLLWKPWAPVKPKGQITSEHYQEETNKDYRFYDLLPQQQVTPIPDQAIPETKDNPSTVVIVEAPAAEESTPAEPGLTEAAPTPQAPSFILQVRSYPDPDSADARRAEIILNGLSADVVKTVESGQTWYRVISGPYDSQEAAVIAQQTLQHSGIDSIVVKR, encoded by the coding sequence GTGTTTGGAAAAACGCAGCGCGGTGTATCTGAAAGACCGAACAAACCCAAAAAGCCACTGATTCCAGCTTGGCTCGGTACACTTGTGGTCATTTTAATCGTGCTCTGTTTTGCTGTGGCACTGTTACTGTGGAAGCCTTGGGCGCCAGTGAAGCCGAAAGGTCAAATCACCTCGGAACATTATCAAGAAGAAACCAATAAAGACTACCGTTTCTACGACTTACTGCCACAGCAGCAAGTGACGCCGATTCCAGATCAAGCCATTCCTGAAACTAAAGACAATCCAAGCACAGTCGTGATAGTGGAAGCACCTGCTGCCGAAGAAAGCACCCCTGCTGAACCGGGTTTAACCGAAGCAGCACCAACACCGCAAGCACCAAGCTTTATTTTGCAAGTGCGTAGCTACCCTGACCCAGACAGTGCCGATGCACGTCGTGCAGAAATTATCTTAAATGGTCTCTCTGCCGATGTAGTCAAAACCGTTGAAAGTGGCCAAACATGGTATCGCGTGATTTCAGGGCCGTATGACTCGCAAGAAGCTGCGGTGATTGCACAACAAACCCTACAACATAGTGGCATTGACTCAATTGTGGTCAAACGCTAA
- a CDS encoding LysE family translocator has product MIESWLFVLAMIAVLMIPGPTNALLASSAHQQGLAKTSLLVPAELFGYFYAINLWALLIHLSTPTWPYLIDLLHALSAVYVFWLAFHLWKSSHLEKHNQRFTSIRPKQLFFSTLKNPKAVLFAAGIFPYEAWDNPTNFFLVFAVFSLVLLPTALFWMSFGRAILSGESKQIKADLLYKGSAMLLVVCMFPVILRFFA; this is encoded by the coding sequence ATGATTGAGAGTTGGCTGTTTGTATTGGCAATGATTGCTGTCTTGATGATTCCGGGACCAACCAATGCTTTACTTGCAAGCTCTGCACATCAGCAAGGTCTGGCGAAGACCAGTTTACTTGTACCAGCAGAACTGTTTGGGTATTTCTATGCCATCAATTTATGGGCACTCCTGATTCATCTCAGCACACCGACTTGGCCCTATCTGATAGATCTTTTACATGCACTGAGTGCAGTCTATGTGTTTTGGCTGGCTTTTCATTTATGGAAAAGCTCGCACTTAGAAAAACATAATCAACGTTTTACCTCGATTCGACCTAAGCAATTGTTTTTTTCGACTTTGAAAAATCCGAAAGCGGTCTTGTTCGCTGCAGGTATTTTTCCCTATGAAGCTTGGGATAATCCTACCAATTTCTTTTTGGTGTTTGCGGTGTTTAGTCTGGTGTTACTGCCAACGGCACTGTTCTGGATGTCTTTTGGCCGTGCCATTTTATCGGGCGAGTCGAAACAAATAAAAGCCGATCTCTTATATAAAGGATCGGCCATGTTGTTGGTGGTGTGTATGTTTCCTGTGATTCTACGTTTTTTTGCTTAA
- a CDS encoding NirD/YgiW/YdeI family stress tolerance protein has protein sequence MKNLLKIALCVSSLSLAVGAWANDDHIILQEAAKNHVTVAAIAKLKDETAVTLKGTLLKHLNEDHYEFSDGTGVILLDIDDDLWKASNIKAGDKVQVVGEVDTHRYKPTDIEVVKIEKVLK, from the coding sequence ATGAAAAATCTTCTAAAAATTGCGCTTTGTGTGAGCAGTTTAAGTCTAGCCGTAGGCGCATGGGCAAATGATGACCATATCATTTTACAAGAAGCAGCAAAGAATCATGTCACTGTTGCAGCCATTGCAAAGCTCAAAGATGAAACGGCGGTCACCTTAAAAGGCACGCTGCTGAAACATCTCAATGAAGACCACTACGAGTTCAGCGATGGTACAGGGGTTATTTTGCTGGATATTGATGACGATCTATGGAAAGCATCTAATATTAAAGCAGGCGATAAAGTGCAGGTTGTAGGTGAGGTGGATACACATCGTTATAAACCGACGGATATTGAAGTCGTTAAAATAGAAAAAGTTTTGAAATAA
- a CDS encoding HNH endonuclease: protein MNFYHWLIQNKNLSKATALKYDLVIKNRINEWLPSYELPQNSIEFEALKQTIFTLDIYQDRNRVGNNMYSSALKHYGDFLKEIDVNDESIFTEKQIFTTDAERLVKVRLIQNKFRKKLFDFYPYCAVTGFSHSRLLIASHIKPWAKCDGNEKVDVYNGFLLSPNFDRLFDQGFITFLDTGIIQLSKKLNEFDKEFFSIPTHLKLHLDVKHLPYLHYHQNEIYMG from the coding sequence ATGAATTTTTATCATTGGTTAATACAGAATAAGAATCTTTCAAAGGCTACGGCTTTAAAATATGATTTAGTTATAAAAAATAGAATTAATGAGTGGTTACCTAGTTATGAGTTACCTCAAAACAGCATTGAGTTTGAAGCATTAAAGCAGACAATTTTTACTTTAGATATCTATCAAGATAGAAACCGAGTGGGGAATAATATGTATTCTTCTGCATTGAAGCATTATGGTGACTTCTTAAAAGAAATTGATGTTAATGATGAGTCAATATTCACAGAAAAACAAATATTTACAACAGATGCTGAGCGTTTAGTTAAAGTCAGACTGATTCAAAATAAGTTCAGGAAAAAGCTTTTTGATTTTTATCCCTATTGTGCAGTCACAGGCTTTAGTCATAGTAGATTGTTAATTGCATCCCATATTAAGCCTTGGGCAAAGTGTGATGGAAATGAAAAAGTAGATGTTTATAATGGATTCTTATTGTCCCCTAATTTTGATCGTCTATTTGATCAAGGGTTTATTACTTTTCTTGACACGGGGATAATTCAACTTTCGAAAAAGCTCAATGAGTTTGATAAAGAGTTCTTTTCTATTCCAACACATTTAAAATTGCACTTGGATGTAAAACATCTTCCTTATCTACACTATCATCAGAATGAAATTTATATGGGATAG
- a CDS encoding BolA family protein has protein sequence MSLEQQLIERLQQLSPSHLEVVNESSGHGGYFPGKESHFKVIVVSDIFAGLRLVQRHQKIYAVAGDLLSPGKIHALAIHAFLPEEWQGQDTSSPNCAHAPKS, from the coding sequence ATGAGCTTGGAGCAGCAATTGATTGAACGCTTACAACAGCTTTCCCCATCACATTTGGAAGTCGTGAATGAATCTTCTGGTCATGGCGGCTATTTTCCGGGTAAAGAGTCACATTTTAAAGTGATCGTGGTGAGTGATATTTTTGCAGGATTACGTTTAGTTCAGCGCCATCAAAAAATATATGCAGTAGCAGGAGATTTACTTAGTCCAGGTAAAATTCATGCTTTGGCTATTCATGCCTTTTTACCCGAAGAATGGCAAGGGCAAGACACTTCTAGTCCGAATTGCGCACATGCCCCGAAAAGCTAA